In one window of Agromyces badenianii DNA:
- the der gene encoding ribosome biogenesis GTPase Der: MTDQSEDFDAPDDDLAERLADVDDELAEQRAAALRSGLSDYELDDDDLEVLEISEEGEEGIRYLPALPVIAIVGRPNVGKSALVNRILGRREAVVEDTPGVTRDRVSYKGDYLDRRFTLVDTGGWEPDAKGIDASVAAQAEVAIDLCDVVLFVVDATVGATSTDEHVVRLLRKTNKPVFLLANKVDDARQEPEAAALWNLGLGEPYPVSALHGRGVADMLEAVFKVLPQVSAVAKDEFGGPRRVAILGRPNVGKSSLLNKAAGEERVVVNELAGTTRDPVDEQIELGGKIWRFVDTAGIRRRVHLQQGADFYASLRTQAALEKAEVAVVLLDVSQPISEQDVRIIDLVLESGRALVLAYNKWDLLDDERRRYLEREIDQDLHHVAWAPRVNISAKTGRHLEKLVPALETALESWDTRIPTGKFNAFLTELTQEHPHPVRGGKQPRILFGTQAASRPPTFVLFTTGFLDPGYRRFIQRRLREIYGFEGSPIVINMRVRERRERAR, encoded by the coding sequence ATGACCGACCAGAGCGAAGACTTCGACGCTCCCGACGACGACCTCGCGGAGCGTCTCGCCGACGTCGATGACGAGCTCGCCGAGCAGCGCGCTGCCGCGTTGCGCTCGGGGCTCTCCGACTACGAACTCGACGACGACGACCTCGAGGTGCTCGAGATCTCGGAGGAGGGCGAGGAGGGCATCCGCTACCTCCCCGCCTTGCCCGTCATCGCGATCGTCGGTCGCCCCAACGTCGGCAAGTCGGCCCTCGTCAACCGAATCCTGGGTCGCCGCGAAGCCGTCGTCGAAGACACGCCGGGTGTCACGCGCGACCGCGTGTCGTACAAGGGCGATTACCTCGACCGGCGGTTCACGCTCGTCGACACCGGCGGGTGGGAGCCCGACGCGAAGGGCATCGACGCCTCGGTCGCCGCGCAGGCCGAGGTCGCGATCGACCTCTGCGACGTCGTGCTCTTCGTGGTCGACGCGACTGTGGGCGCGACCTCGACCGACGAGCACGTCGTGCGGCTGCTCCGCAAGACGAACAAGCCCGTCTTCCTGCTCGCCAACAAGGTCGACGACGCCCGGCAGGAGCCCGAGGCGGCCGCGCTCTGGAACCTCGGCCTCGGCGAACCGTACCCTGTCTCCGCCCTGCACGGTCGCGGCGTCGCCGACATGCTCGAAGCCGTCTTCAAGGTGCTGCCGCAGGTCTCGGCCGTCGCGAAGGACGAGTTCGGCGGCCCGCGCCGCGTCGCGATCCTCGGCCGCCCGAACGTCGGCAAGTCGAGCCTCTTGAACAAGGCGGCCGGCGAGGAGCGGGTCGTCGTCAACGAGCTCGCGGGCACCACGCGCGACCCCGTCGACGAGCAGATCGAGCTCGGCGGCAAGATCTGGCGCTTCGTCGACACCGCCGGCATCCGTCGTCGCGTGCACCTGCAGCAGGGTGCCGACTTCTACGCCTCGCTGCGCACCCAGGCGGCGCTCGAGAAGGCCGAGGTCGCGGTCGTGCTGCTGGATGTCTCGCAGCCGATCTCCGAACAAGACGTGCGCATCATCGACCTCGTGCTCGAGTCGGGTCGCGCGCTCGTGCTCGCCTACAACAAGTGGGACCTGCTCGACGACGAACGTCGCCGCTACCTCGAGCGCGAGATCGATCAGGACCTGCACCACGTCGCCTGGGCGCCGCGCGTGAACATCTCGGCGAAGACCGGCCGTCACCTCGAGAAGCTCGTGCCGGCCCTCGAAACCGCGCTCGAATCGTGGGACACCCGCATTCCGACCGGCAAGTTCAACGCCTTCCTCACCGAGCTGACGCAGGAGCACCCGCACCCGGTGCGCGGCGGCAAACAGCCTCGAATCCTGTTCGGCACGCAGGCGGCGAGCCGCCCGCCGACATTCGTGCTGTTCACGACCGGCTTCCTCGACCCGGGTTACCGCCGGTTTATCCAGCGGCGTCTGCGCGAGATCTACGGCTTCGAGGGTTCGCCGATCGT
- the cmk gene encoding (d)CMP kinase: MNVPPVIPFVVAVDGPAGSGKSSVSKEVARRLDFAFLDTGAAYRALAWHVEASGVDTADAASVVSCLDSFDCRIGTDPSGYAVHVGDVDVTDAIRDPQISAVVSAVARVPEVRRHLIELFRSIMAATDAPGIIVEGRDITTVVAPDAPVRILLTASEAVRMGRRSAELAGSSAEAVGEQLRKRDAADSKVVDFMTAADGVTTVDSTELDFDQTVDAVIGVIRAAQPALAP, translated from the coding sequence TTGAACGTGCCACCCGTCATTCCGTTCGTCGTGGCCGTCGACGGCCCGGCCGGCAGCGGCAAGTCGAGCGTGTCGAAGGAGGTCGCGCGCCGGCTCGACTTCGCCTTCCTCGACACCGGGGCCGCCTACCGGGCGTTGGCATGGCACGTCGAGGCATCCGGTGTCGACACCGCTGATGCGGCATCCGTCGTCTCGTGCCTCGACTCCTTCGACTGCCGCATCGGCACCGACCCGAGCGGGTACGCCGTGCACGTCGGCGACGTCGACGTGACCGACGCCATTCGCGACCCGCAGATCTCCGCGGTGGTCAGCGCTGTGGCCCGCGTGCCCGAGGTGCGCCGGCACCTCATCGAACTGTTCCGCTCGATCATGGCGGCCACCGACGCACCGGGCATCATCGTCGAAGGGCGCGACATCACCACCGTGGTAGCCCCCGATGCCCCGGTTCGCATCCTCCTCACAGCATCCGAAGCGGTTAGAATGGGCAGGCGCTCCGCCGAACTCGCCGGATCCTCGGCCGAGGCAGTGGGGGAGCAGCTGCGGAAGCGCGATGCGGCCGATTCCAAAGTCGTGGACTTCATGACCGCGGCAGACGGCGTCACCACCGTCGATTCCACCGAACTCGACTTCGACCAGACGGTCGACGCGGTGATCGGCGTGATCCGCGCAGCGCAACCGGCGCTCGCACCGTAG
- a CDS encoding prephenate dehydrogenase, with the protein MTESRLTGPVRVVGVGLLGASIGLGLRAKGIDVILADASPTHLAIAVDYGAGRPAEPGDRPQLIVVCVPPDVTADVVAAELDAYPDAIVTDVASVKLAVYEELKARGADLSRYIGTHPMAGRERGGPMSGRADLFVGRPWVVAAHGGISYQDGSAIDDLILDLGATLVELTPEQHDAAVALVSHVPQVVSSLMARRLIEAPHASVNLAGQGLRDVTRVAASDPELWVQILGQNAAPVAEILRGYRDDLDRFIDALDNMDAPGARRRVAEELFGGNTGVERLPGKHGVDRRYSSLIVMVDDRPGQLARLFNDVGDAGANIEDLRLEHSPGAQVGLAEISVLPEVLQHLTDELAARGWRIAG; encoded by the coding sequence GTGACGGAATCACGCCTGACCGGCCCGGTTCGCGTGGTCGGTGTGGGGCTGCTCGGTGCGAGCATCGGGCTCGGGCTGCGCGCGAAGGGCATCGACGTGATCCTCGCCGACGCGTCGCCGACGCACCTGGCGATCGCGGTCGACTACGGAGCCGGCCGGCCCGCCGAGCCCGGTGATCGGCCGCAATTGATCGTCGTGTGCGTGCCGCCCGACGTCACCGCCGACGTCGTCGCTGCGGAGCTCGATGCGTACCCCGATGCGATCGTCACCGATGTCGCGAGCGTGAAGCTCGCCGTCTACGAAGAGCTCAAGGCGCGCGGCGCCGACCTCTCCCGCTACATCGGCACCCACCCCATGGCCGGGCGCGAGCGCGGCGGGCCCATGTCGGGCCGCGCCGACCTCTTCGTCGGGCGCCCGTGGGTGGTCGCAGCCCACGGCGGCATCTCGTACCAAGACGGATCGGCGATCGACGACCTCATCCTCGACCTGGGCGCCACCCTCGTGGAGCTCACGCCCGAGCAGCACGATGCCGCCGTCGCCCTCGTCTCCCACGTGCCGCAGGTCGTCTCGAGCCTCATGGCTCGGCGCCTCATCGAGGCCCCGCACGCCTCGGTGAACCTCGCCGGGCAGGGCCTCCGCGACGTCACGCGCGTCGCCGCGAGCGATCCCGAGCTCTGGGTGCAGATCCTCGGCCAGAACGCCGCACCGGTCGCCGAGATCCTCCGCGGCTACCGCGACGACCTCGACCGGTTCATCGACGCGCTCGACAACATGGATGCCCCGGGCGCTCGACGACGCGTCGCCGAGGAGCTCTTCGGCGGCAACACCGGTGTCGAGCGGTTGCCCGGCAAGCACGGCGTCGACCGACGGTACTCGAGCCTCATCGTCATGGTCGACGACAGGCCCGGCCAGCTCGCGCGTCTCTTCAACGACGTCGGCGATGCGGGCGCGAACATCGAAGACCTGCGACTCGAGCACTCGCCGGGCGCGCAGGTGGGCCTCGCCGAGATCTCGGTGCTTCCAGAGGTGCTGCAGCACCTCACCGACGAGCTGGCCGCGCGCGGCTGGCGGATTGCAGGTTGA
- a CDS encoding pseudouridine synthase produces MTDATGWGGEPSPEGVRLQKVLAAAGVASRRVSEQYIVEGRVVVNGEVVTELGRRIDPETDLVAVDGVAVQLDPAKRYYMLNKPRGVVSSMRDEQGRPDLTRFTAELEERVFNVGRLDAETSGLLLLTNDGDLAHVLAHPSFGVSKTYIAKVTGRVTPQVVQQLKNGVELEDGPIKADRARVLQQQGDDRHSMVELTLHSGRNRIVRRMLDAVGHPVVDLVRRSFGPLNLGTLRSGQMRELTKVELGQLLTISRAADAGRERNDT; encoded by the coding sequence TTGACTGACGCAACCGGTTGGGGCGGCGAACCCTCCCCCGAGGGCGTACGCCTGCAGAAGGTGCTCGCCGCGGCGGGCGTCGCGAGCCGCCGGGTCTCGGAGCAGTACATCGTCGAGGGCCGCGTCGTGGTGAACGGCGAAGTGGTCACCGAGCTCGGCCGGCGCATCGACCCCGAGACCGACCTCGTGGCGGTCGACGGAGTCGCCGTGCAGCTCGACCCCGCGAAGCGGTACTACATGCTGAACAAGCCGCGCGGCGTGGTCTCGTCGATGCGCGACGAACAGGGCCGGCCCGATCTCACCCGGTTTACGGCCGAGCTCGAGGAGCGGGTCTTCAACGTCGGACGCCTCGATGCGGAGACGAGCGGGCTGCTGCTGCTCACGAACGACGGCGACCTCGCCCACGTGCTCGCACACCCCTCGTTCGGCGTCTCGAAGACGTACATCGCGAAGGTCACCGGGCGGGTGACCCCGCAGGTCGTGCAACAGCTGAAGAACGGCGTCGAACTCGAAGACGGGCCGATCAAGGCCGACCGTGCCCGCGTGCTGCAGCAGCAGGGCGACGACCGGCACTCGATGGTCGAACTGACCCTGCACTCCGGCCGCAACCGCATCGTGCGCCGAATGCTCGACGCCGTCGGGCATCCGGTCGTCGACCTGGTGCGTCGCAGCTTCGGGCCACTCAACCTCGGCACCCTCCGATCGGGTCAGATGCGCGAGTTGACTAAAGTGGAGCTCGGCCAGCTGCTCACCATCTCCCGCGCCGCGGACGCTGGCCGGGAGAGGAACGACACGTGA
- a CDS encoding segregation and condensation protein A — MEPATVEPAEAAPHDEQGFRVALTNFEGPFDLLLSLITKHELDITEVSLSAVTDEFISYLRGLDSEEELDRASEFLVVAATLLDLKVAGLLPQGELVDAEDVALLEARDLLFARLLQYRAFKEAARWFSAHLERESLRHARNVRLEEKFRQRAPELLWTLSAEDFAALATLALTPREIPVVGLDHLHAPLVSIREQAAHVVAVLRRGDPVTFRQLIAGVGQPGVVVARFLAVLELYRHAAIGFEQLEPLGELTLRWSAETWSDENLESLGADYDE, encoded by the coding sequence GTGGAGCCGGCCACCGTGGAGCCGGCCGAAGCCGCACCACATGACGAGCAGGGGTTCCGGGTCGCCCTCACGAACTTCGAGGGTCCGTTCGATCTGCTGCTCTCGCTCATCACGAAGCACGAGCTCGACATCACCGAGGTCTCGCTGTCGGCGGTCACCGACGAGTTCATCTCGTACCTGCGCGGCCTCGACTCCGAGGAGGAGCTCGACCGGGCGTCGGAGTTCCTCGTCGTCGCGGCGACACTGCTCGACTTGAAGGTCGCCGGGCTCCTCCCGCAGGGCGAGCTCGTCGACGCGGAAGACGTCGCCCTGCTCGAGGCACGCGATCTGCTGTTCGCGCGGTTGCTGCAGTACCGGGCGTTCAAAGAGGCCGCTCGCTGGTTCTCGGCGCACCTCGAGCGGGAATCCCTCCGGCACGCTCGCAATGTGCGCCTCGAGGAGAAGTTCCGTCAGCGCGCCCCCGAACTCCTGTGGACGCTCTCGGCCGAGGACTTCGCCGCGCTCGCGACGCTCGCGCTCACGCCGCGGGAGATTCCGGTCGTCGGCCTCGATCACCTGCACGCGCCGCTCGTGTCGATCCGCGAACAGGCCGCGCACGTCGTTGCGGTGCTCCGACGCGGAGACCCGGTCACCTTCCGCCAGCTCATCGCGGGCGTCGGTCAGCCCGGTGTCGTCGTCGCCAGGTTCCTCGCGGTGCTCGAGCTCTACCGCCACGCGGCGATCGGGTTCGAGCAACTGGAACCGCTCGGCGAACTGACGCTGCGATGGTCGGCCGAGACCTGGTCGGATGAGAACCTCGAGAGCCTGGGGGCTGACTATGACGAGTGA
- the scpB gene encoding SMC-Scp complex subunit ScpB, whose amino-acid sequence MTTDQAQGDGPELSISTPLDVPGQPRLDLDRALEAILFIADEPQSVVSLAAAVARPVAEVRAAITRLRADYDGTGGSGEPRTDVAEEPDQRSIRRGFELREVGGGWRFYVRAEYDTLVADFVLTQSSTRLSQAALETLSVIAYKQPISRSQVASIRAVNVDSVVRTLLGRGLVTEVDTDPETGAILYGTTELLLTNLGINSLDELPHISPLLDDGQEGFDFD is encoded by the coding sequence ATGACGACCGATCAAGCGCAGGGCGATGGGCCCGAACTGTCGATCTCGACGCCGCTCGACGTGCCCGGCCAGCCGCGGCTCGACCTCGACCGCGCGCTCGAGGCGATCCTCTTCATCGCCGACGAGCCGCAGAGCGTCGTCTCCCTCGCGGCCGCGGTCGCGCGCCCGGTCGCCGAGGTGCGCGCTGCGATCACGAGGCTGCGAGCCGACTACGACGGCACCGGCGGCTCGGGCGAGCCCAGAACCGATGTCGCCGAGGAGCCGGATCAGCGAAGCATCCGCCGCGGTTTCGAGCTTCGCGAGGTCGGCGGCGGCTGGCGCTTCTACGTGCGTGCCGAGTACGACACCCTCGTCGCGGACTTCGTGCTGACGCAGTCGTCGACGCGGCTCTCGCAAGCCGCGCTCGAGACGCTCTCGGTGATCGCGTACAAGCAGCCGATCTCACGATCGCAGGTGGCGTCGATCCGCGCGGTGAACGTGGATTCCGTGGTGCGCACGCTGCTCGGTCGCGGACTCGTAACCGAGGTCGACACCGACCCCGAGACCGGGGCGATCCTCTACGGCACGACGGAGCTGCTGCTCACGAACCTCGGCATCAACTCGCTCGACGAGCTGCCGCACATCTCGCCGTTGCTCGACGACGGCCAGGAAGGATTCGATTTTGACTGA